The following proteins are encoded in a genomic region of Arachis stenosperma cultivar V10309 chromosome 4, arast.V10309.gnm1.PFL2, whole genome shotgun sequence:
- the LOC130976454 gene encoding uncharacterized protein LOC130976454, with amino-acid sequence MGRRQNDSGFGKFTLLSLFLMGAISCLAVYLFLTVVFSPNNTTASLSSMEHVDGVDDLLNHEEEGGEEEEERPCCDGVEHLELWGDAVKWGSDFRVNSSKECCMACKRMCRGDGGACLCNSWVFCGDRDACGPRFGECWLKRQKDALNPERRDLGDKVMWTSGLVFDKGEGIVGLETDYGILRIKLFPDCAPQSASYILELLALPHCIGCQIYRSESRGSFWDSEGNHIKKAAFGPPFALIQGTFESIGSTFKDIPKEYCPTIRRGSVAWVGSGPEFFISLANHNEWKNAYTVFGSILSEDMEILEKIAQLPTKSDVWNGINVAVLENPVSLRFRRITT; translated from the exons ATGGGTCGTCGGCAAAATGACTCAGGTTTCGGTAAATTTACCCTTTTGTCCCTCTTCCTGATGGGTGCAATCTCCTGCTTGGCGGTATACCTGTTTCTCACTGTGGTTTTCAGTCCCAACAACACTACTGCATCTCTTTCTTCAATGGAGCATGTTGATGGGGTTGATGATTTGCTGAaccatgaagaagaaggaggagaagaagaagaagaaaggccATGTTGTGATGGGGTTGAGCATTTGGAGCTATGGGGTGATGCCGTTAAATGGGGTAGTGATTTTAGGGTAAATTCTTCTAAGGAATGTTGCATGGCTTGTAAGAGGATGTGTAGAGGTGATGGTGGAGCTTGTTTGTGTAATTCATGGGTGTTTTGTGGTGATAGAGATGCATGTGGACCTAGATTTGGTGAG TGTTGGTTAAAAAGACAGAAGGATGCATTAAACCCTGAACGACGAGACTTGGGAGATAAAGTGATGTGGACTTCTGGTTTAGTCTTTGATAAGGGAGAG GGAATTGTTGGACTGGAAACTGACTATGGAATTCTACGTATAAAA CTTTTTCCCGACTGTGCTCCCCAATCTGCCTCCTACATTCTTGAGTTGTTGGCATTGCCTCACTGCATTGGGTGCCAGATTTATCGTTCAGAGAGCCGAGGTAGCTTTTGGGATTCAGAGGGAAACCACATTAAGAAG GCTGCATTTGGTCCCCCTTTTGCGCTAATCCAAGGAACATTTGAGTCCATTGGTTCTACATTCAAGGATATCCCAAAAGAGTATTGTCCGACCATAAGAAGAGGATCTGTAGCATGGGTTGGTTCAGGTCCAGAATTCTTCATCAGCCTGGCTAATCATAATGAATGGAAAAATGCATACACTGTCTTCGGTTCCATACTATCTGAAGATATGGAAATCTTGGAGAAAATTGCTCAGCTTCCGACCAAATCAGATGTTTGGAATGGCATTAATGTTGCTGTCTTGGAGAATCCGGTTTCATTACGGTTCCGGAGAATTACCACATAG
- the LOC130977071 gene encoding uncharacterized protein LOC130977071 yields the protein MKMDSGVQRDMEEAVQAHKKSSKTTSTDAENVDPLTTNISSEQGFLHSLWSEMKEMVPSLRFAIFSWAALTQGRHLGPAKRAATLGLQAGNFSDTDQNYVQALFTLFPEMVDMATFIGCFILGVILFWREHPGARCFLMPLMMDALLYYLADLARKTSGIAVNCKTFKMPAIWFVAVGGVCVSFVICLNSLVVLLCKWLYNNKRALTVREE from the exons ATGAAGATGGATAGTGGAGTCCAAAGAGACATGGAAGAAGCGGTGCAAGCTCACAAGAAGTCAAGTAAAACG acaAGCACAGACGCTGAAAATGTTGATCCTCTTACAACAAACATCTCATCTGAGCAAGGATTTCTACATTCTCTATGGTCAGAGATGAAAGAAATGGTTCCTAGTCTCCGTTTTGCTATCTTTTCTTGGGCTGCTCTGACCCAAGGTCGTCACTTGGGACCCGCGAAGAGAGCTGCCACATTGGGTCTCCAAGCTGGAAACTTTTCAGACACCGATCAGAATTATGTACAAGCACTTTTCACATTATTTCCGGAGATGGTAGATATGGCCACCTTCATTGGGTGTTTTATTCTAGGGGTGATCCTGTTCTGGCGTGAGCATCCTGGAGCACGATGTTTTCTTATGCCCTTAATGATGGATGCGCTGCTATATTATTTGGCTGATCTAGCACGCAAGACTTCTGGGATTGCGGTAAATTGCAAGACATTCAAGATGCCGGCCATATGGTTTGTTGCCGTAGGGGGTGTTTGCGTCTCCTTTGTAATCTGTTTGAATAGTTTGGTGGTGCTCCTTTGTAAATGGCTATACAATAACAAGAGAGCACTGACAGTGAGGGAAGAGTGA